One region of Myxococcus stipitatus genomic DNA includes:
- the crtI gene encoding phytoene desaturase family protein, with protein sequence MLVIGSGFGGLAAAIRLAARGFRVTVLERRQGPGGRANVFEQEGFTFDAGPTVITCPQLLEELWALAGQRMSDHVVLRPVTPLYRMRFPDGSTFDYHSDSEAMRESVRRLSPSDEAGYLALSARVARMYEAGIGPLMSSPVPHVLSLVPFTSTLVREEAYRSMHGLVSRHVRDERLRQALSFHPLLIGGSPFAPASAVYTSIQFVERRWGGFFPVGGTGALVRGLVSLLESLGGEVRYGCDVTEITVEGRRATGVRLSGGAWLSADAVVSNADAAWTYRYLLPRGVRTHWTDARIQRARYSMSVFLWYFGTRRQYPEVAHHTLLFGRDFRGMFERLSSGAGAPVEEPLLYLHRPTATDPGLAPPGCDAFYVLAPVPHLGDVSEWPLRAESFRRELEERLSRTVLPGLGAQVVTSRIFTPDGFRDELRSYRGAAFSFAPTLLQTTFLRAQARSEDVERLFLVGAGTHPGAGLPAVLCSAKIVDQVMTERLSPDGRLAAARSHAG encoded by the coding sequence GTGCTCGTCATCGGCAGTGGCTTCGGTGGATTGGCGGCGGCGATACGGCTGGCCGCCCGGGGCTTTCGTGTCACCGTGCTGGAGCGCCGGCAGGGGCCCGGCGGACGCGCCAATGTCTTCGAGCAAGAGGGCTTCACCTTCGATGCGGGGCCCACCGTCATCACCTGTCCCCAGCTGCTGGAGGAGCTGTGGGCGCTGGCGGGCCAGCGGATGTCGGACCACGTGGTGCTCCGCCCGGTGACGCCGCTGTACCGGATGCGCTTCCCGGACGGCTCAACGTTCGACTACCACAGCGACAGCGAGGCGATGCGGGAGTCGGTGCGTCGGCTGTCTCCGTCGGACGAGGCGGGCTACCTGGCGCTGAGCGCCCGAGTGGCGCGGATGTACGAGGCGGGCATCGGCCCGTTGATGAGCTCGCCGGTGCCCCATGTGCTGAGCCTCGTGCCCTTCACGTCCACGCTGGTGCGCGAGGAGGCCTACCGCTCGATGCACGGCCTGGTGTCCCGGCACGTGCGGGACGAGCGGCTTCGCCAGGCGCTCAGCTTCCATCCGCTGCTCATCGGAGGCAGCCCGTTCGCGCCCGCGAGCGCGGTGTACACGTCCATCCAGTTCGTCGAACGCCGCTGGGGCGGCTTCTTCCCCGTGGGCGGGACGGGGGCCCTGGTCCGGGGGCTCGTGTCGTTGCTGGAGTCCCTGGGCGGAGAGGTCCGTTACGGCTGTGACGTGACGGAGATCACCGTCGAGGGGCGCCGTGCCACGGGCGTGCGCTTGAGCGGAGGGGCGTGGCTCTCCGCCGACGCGGTGGTGTCGAACGCGGACGCGGCCTGGACGTACCGCTACCTCTTGCCGCGCGGCGTACGCACGCATTGGACGGACGCACGCATCCAGCGCGCGCGTTACTCCATGAGCGTGTTCCTCTGGTACTTCGGGACGCGACGCCAGTATCCCGAGGTGGCCCATCACACGCTGCTGTTCGGCCGGGACTTCCGGGGGATGTTCGAGCGCCTGTCCTCGGGAGCCGGCGCGCCGGTCGAGGAGCCGCTGCTGTACCTGCACCGTCCCACCGCGACGGACCCCGGCCTGGCGCCTCCGGGGTGTGATGCCTTCTACGTCCTCGCCCCCGTCCCGCATCTGGGGGATGTCTCGGAGTGGCCGCTGCGCGCGGAGTCGTTCCGGCGCGAGCTGGAGGAGCGACTGTCGCGCACGGTGCTCCCGGGGCTGGGCGCCCAGGTGGTGACGTCGCGGATCTTCACCCCCGACGGCTTCCGAGACGAGCTGCGCTCGTACCGGGGAGCCGCGTTCAGCTTCGCGCCGACGCTGCTCCAGACGACGTTCCTGCGCGCGCAGGCGCGGAGCGAGGACGTGGAGCGCCTCTTCCTGGTGGGGGCGGGGACGCACCCGGGAGCGGGGCTGCCCGCGGTGCTGTGCTCGGCGAAGATCGTCGACCAGGTGATGACGGAGCGGCTGAGCCCCGACGGGAGGCTCGCGGCGGCGCGGAGTCACGCGGGATGA
- a CDS encoding carotenoid oxygenase family protein, with product MPEATFPPRIPVSDLRPDLDAPPHEPDGTQYPGLTVLPGPRPGMPRNTMTSNRTPFVKEPLKVLAGKLPPDLHGHVFVAGPSVHAGSPALASDGLVLRLDFDGAQATFSSNIMETPSYFARGPVNDGATSRGPLTRYLNEFRDTTLSDVSIALGAQEAPNTAPFLVEGERMLLVTTDAGRPWAIHPTTLKPYTPLGYLREWKPAISTPWAFPLLQTTAHPAFAPEPPQPITPEDESQQKPRLFFTNHAPKWPLGDGWTQLVAWDTWENRLHHWELMDASSGKPVVTQSLHQIAVTRDYVVLLDSNFPVNFWNIAVQAALPGMKRVQRWVDILTSKATYPQAVFWVVRRADLRPSPGTLSRESPPKVPAYRFQSGGGGLHFAARYENPDDVITLVAGHSPSEDLSHTIREGDLLINGNRAQAYQEGMPTAVPVTRSSLGVHRIDMRRLRLESKLYSNDDYTWGLTVFSNAGLINGELETNLRLFLREVPRPPGNDGTPNWGIPDDQLAIYFNSDGFTADMVPEYVYRLYEPIVGSRDGLPIREGRAASFFKFFVNTGRFEGYVLPTGWFGFAPQFVPSIKLPKVPYWKGYLVALVVSDPTPDLPPDSTGDEVWIFDSENLGKGPICRLGSKNFDVGMTLHTTFLPPGLGDILTGHVPDDPPYSVDVAEDYDVDAMEKTYADWLPGLFPRVPEALFFPWRLGVRWVLNFPKLRKVFEQSVYPNFNAHSGKRRRE from the coding sequence ATGCCCGAAGCGACCTTCCCTCCCAGAATCCCCGTCTCCGACCTCCGTCCGGACCTCGACGCGCCGCCGCACGAGCCGGATGGGACGCAGTATCCAGGCCTCACCGTGCTCCCGGGACCACGGCCCGGCATGCCGCGCAACACGATGACGTCCAACCGGACGCCGTTCGTGAAGGAGCCGCTCAAGGTGCTCGCCGGCAAGCTGCCGCCGGACCTCCATGGGCACGTGTTCGTCGCGGGCCCGAGCGTCCATGCGGGTTCCCCCGCGCTCGCGTCCGACGGGCTCGTGTTGCGGCTCGACTTCGACGGCGCGCAGGCCACCTTCAGCTCCAACATCATGGAGACGCCGTCGTACTTCGCGAGGGGGCCGGTCAATGACGGCGCCACGTCGCGGGGTCCCCTCACCCGCTACCTCAACGAGTTCCGGGACACGACGCTCTCGGACGTCTCCATCGCCCTGGGCGCCCAGGAGGCGCCCAACACGGCGCCCTTCCTCGTGGAGGGCGAACGGATGTTGCTGGTGACCACGGACGCGGGCAGGCCGTGGGCCATCCACCCGACGACGCTGAAGCCGTACACGCCGCTGGGCTACCTGCGCGAGTGGAAGCCCGCCATCTCCACGCCGTGGGCCTTCCCGCTGCTGCAGACGACAGCGCACCCGGCGTTCGCGCCCGAGCCTCCCCAGCCCATCACCCCGGAGGACGAGTCGCAGCAGAAGCCGCGCCTGTTCTTCACCAACCACGCGCCCAAGTGGCCGCTCGGCGACGGCTGGACGCAGCTGGTCGCGTGGGACACGTGGGAGAACCGGCTGCACCACTGGGAGTTGATGGACGCGTCCAGCGGCAAGCCGGTGGTCACCCAGTCGCTGCATCAGATCGCCGTCACGCGCGACTACGTGGTGCTGCTCGACAGCAACTTCCCGGTGAACTTCTGGAACATCGCGGTGCAGGCCGCGCTGCCAGGCATGAAGCGCGTCCAGCGCTGGGTGGACATCCTGACGTCCAAGGCGACGTATCCCCAGGCCGTGTTCTGGGTGGTGCGCCGCGCGGACCTGCGGCCTTCACCGGGCACGCTGTCGCGGGAGAGCCCGCCCAAGGTGCCGGCCTACCGCTTCCAGTCCGGCGGAGGCGGCCTGCACTTCGCGGCGAGGTACGAGAACCCGGATGACGTCATCACGCTGGTGGCGGGGCACTCGCCGTCCGAGGACCTGTCGCACACCATCCGCGAGGGCGACCTGCTCATCAACGGGAACCGGGCCCAGGCGTATCAGGAGGGCATGCCCACGGCCGTTCCGGTGACGCGCAGCTCGTTGGGCGTGCACCGCATCGACATGCGGCGGCTGCGCCTCGAGTCGAAGCTGTACTCGAACGACGACTACACCTGGGGCCTCACCGTGTTCTCCAACGCGGGCCTCATCAACGGCGAACTGGAGACGAACCTGCGGTTGTTCCTGCGGGAGGTGCCTCGCCCTCCGGGCAACGACGGCACGCCGAACTGGGGCATCCCGGACGACCAGCTGGCCATCTACTTCAACTCGGATGGGTTCACGGCGGACATGGTGCCGGAGTACGTGTACCGCCTCTACGAGCCCATCGTCGGCAGCCGCGACGGTCTGCCCATCCGCGAGGGGCGCGCCGCCAGCTTCTTCAAGTTCTTCGTCAACACGGGGCGGTTCGAGGGCTACGTGCTGCCCACGGGGTGGTTCGGCTTCGCGCCGCAGTTCGTGCCCAGCATCAAGCTGCCGAAGGTGCCCTACTGGAAGGGCTACCTGGTGGCCCTCGTCGTCTCCGACCCGACGCCGGACCTGCCGCCGGACTCCACCGGAGACGAGGTGTGGATCTTCGACTCGGAGAACCTGGGCAAGGGCCCCATCTGCCGCCTGGGCAGCAAGAACTTCGACGTGGGCATGACGCTGCACACGACCTTCCTGCCCCCCGGGCTGGGCGACATCCTCACGGGCCACGTGCCCGACGACCCGCCCTACAGCGTGGACGTGGCGGAGGACTATGACGTCGACGCGATGGAGAAGACCTACGCGGACTGGCTGCCCGGCCTGTTCCCGCGCGTCCCCGAGGCCCTGTTCTTCCCCTGGCGGCTCGGCGTGCGCTGGGTGCTGAACTTCCCCAAGCTGCGCAAGGTGTTCGAGCAGTCCGTGTACCCGAACTTCAACGCGCACTCCGGCAAGCGTCGGCGGGAGTAG
- a CDS encoding FG-GAP repeat domain-containing protein, giving the protein MFKKALVAALFLAPIASSEARDGISHGSDTTADVTGDGLDDFIYFESDRTLKVAASNGTTFTYKTTWSSTAFDESFGAWFADVTGDGRADAIGIRDYNDGTAIRVIVRRSNGSSFLPEEEWYNETGWSGWTRFDFKDVTGDGKADFILNRNIPGGDGLNVAISNGNGFNTRTAWTLDAVVADREIYYEDVTGDGKADAVVHHVNSILVRPSTGTSFGPESTWLSVAFNGTKGVWVSDVTGDGRADFIVENADGVQVRASSGTSFLGSGYWTAPLGGNLPTWIARVNNDNRSDIIYRYYLLQNCIPQPTCNGWGRVRHSDGATFLSTVHWY; this is encoded by the coding sequence GTGTTCAAGAAAGCACTGGTCGCGGCATTGTTCCTGGCCCCAATCGCGAGCAGCGAAGCTCGCGATGGCATCTCGCATGGCAGCGACACGACGGCGGATGTCACGGGTGACGGGCTGGACGACTTCATCTATTTCGAGTCGGACCGCACCCTCAAGGTCGCCGCCTCGAACGGGACGACCTTCACCTACAAGACCACGTGGAGCTCGACGGCTTTCGATGAGTCCTTTGGCGCCTGGTTCGCGGACGTGACCGGGGACGGGCGAGCCGATGCCATTGGCATTCGAGACTACAATGACGGGACCGCGATCCGGGTCATCGTCCGCCGTTCGAATGGCTCGTCATTCCTCCCCGAGGAGGAGTGGTACAACGAGACCGGTTGGAGTGGTTGGACCCGGTTCGACTTCAAGGACGTCACGGGCGACGGCAAGGCCGACTTCATCCTGAACCGCAACATTCCGGGGGGCGATGGCCTCAACGTCGCCATCTCGAATGGAAATGGCTTCAACACCCGGACCGCGTGGACGCTCGACGCGGTCGTCGCCGACCGGGAGATCTACTACGAAGACGTGACGGGCGATGGCAAGGCGGACGCCGTCGTCCACCACGTCAACAGCATCCTGGTGCGCCCGTCGACGGGGACCTCGTTCGGTCCGGAGTCGACATGGCTCTCGGTGGCCTTCAATGGCACCAAGGGCGTGTGGGTCTCCGATGTCACGGGTGATGGGCGGGCGGATTTCATCGTCGAGAACGCGGATGGCGTCCAGGTCCGAGCCTCGAGTGGAACGTCGTTCCTCGGCAGCGGCTATTGGACCGCCCCGCTGGGAGGGAACCTCCCGACGTGGATCGCCCGAGTGAACAACGACAACAGGAGCGACATCATCTATCGCTACTACCTGCTCCAGAACTGCATCCCGCAGCCGACGTGCAATGGCTGGGGTCGGGTCCGCCACTCGGACGGCGCGACCTTCCTCTCGACGGTCCACTGGTACTGA
- a CDS encoding protein kinase domain-containing protein produces the protein MNDNGQSEPRIIGGRYILERVLAGGGMGTVWVAFDPKLQRRVALKLMASHCAPTPHARQQFEWEAQAVARLQNPHVIQVHDCDLGGETPYIVMELLEGEDVEALLHRRGRLSLAMVERLIAQISRALTAAHAAGIIHRDLKPANLFLARTAAGEVLKVLDFGLALLTREGAAQPHPEEEMAGTPRYMSPEQLRGLSPRLDHRCDLWALSVLAYRALTGQHPFPLESLRQLRLGNVPPPPAAPSSLVPELGTGLDAFFARALDVDPSRRFQSAHELSSALTAQVDATRPSRPAKILVVDDEPDVVVLMEQSFRKQIRRSVYQFLFAANGEEALEELRQHPDTEVVLCDINMPKMDGLTFLSRVGEVSSLTRVIIVSAYGDMANLRTAMNRGAFDFITKPIDFPDLEATLVKTLKHVRELRRTVRYTEENGLLRMFVPGGVLERLPPMLQGTEAMEGEWVEGTVAFIDVDGFTPVLHREPPPESLRRLNANFEAIVPEVLARGGTVDKFVGDAVMAVFRGPRHVDLAMEACLAVRRQLEVLAVRGGEAGPHAHGVCIGIDSGDLVAGSIGAKASGRLDYTVLGDVVNTAARLASVASRGQVLVSGRARERASDPFVYGAQGDQVLPGATNPLAVFELLRGDVPRPPVAEDSTPILRSERRDEPGLAAAPSN, from the coding sequence ATGAACGACAACGGCCAGTCGGAGCCGCGCATCATCGGCGGCAGGTACATCCTGGAGCGCGTGCTCGCGGGCGGTGGAATGGGCACGGTGTGGGTGGCGTTCGATCCCAAGCTCCAACGTCGCGTGGCGCTCAAGCTGATGGCCAGCCACTGCGCGCCCACGCCCCATGCGCGCCAGCAGTTCGAATGGGAGGCGCAGGCGGTCGCGCGGCTGCAGAACCCCCACGTCATCCAGGTGCACGACTGCGACCTGGGGGGCGAGACGCCCTACATCGTCATGGAGTTGTTGGAGGGCGAGGACGTGGAGGCGCTGCTGCACCGCCGGGGGCGGCTGTCGCTCGCGATGGTGGAGCGGTTGATCGCGCAGATTTCGCGCGCCCTCACCGCGGCGCACGCGGCGGGCATCATCCACCGCGACCTCAAGCCCGCCAACCTCTTCCTGGCCCGGACCGCGGCCGGAGAGGTGCTCAAGGTGCTCGACTTCGGCCTGGCGCTGCTCACCCGCGAGGGCGCGGCGCAGCCCCATCCGGAAGAAGAGATGGCGGGCACGCCGCGCTACATGAGCCCCGAGCAGCTCCGGGGGCTGTCGCCCCGCCTGGACCACCGCTGCGACCTGTGGGCCTTGTCCGTCCTGGCCTACCGCGCGCTGACCGGACAGCACCCCTTCCCGTTGGAGTCCTTGCGGCAGCTGCGGCTGGGCAACGTGCCGCCGCCCCCCGCCGCGCCTTCGTCGCTCGTGCCGGAGCTGGGCACGGGCCTGGACGCATTCTTTGCGCGGGCGCTGGACGTGGACCCGTCGCGCCGGTTCCAGTCCGCGCATGAACTGTCGTCCGCGCTCACCGCGCAGGTGGACGCGACCCGGCCCTCGCGCCCCGCGAAGATCCTGGTCGTGGATGATGAGCCGGACGTCGTGGTGCTGATGGAGCAGAGCTTCCGCAAGCAGATCCGCCGCTCCGTCTACCAGTTCCTCTTCGCGGCCAATGGCGAGGAGGCCCTGGAGGAGCTGCGGCAGCACCCGGACACCGAGGTCGTCCTCTGCGACATCAACATGCCGAAGATGGACGGGCTCACCTTCCTGTCGCGGGTGGGGGAGGTCAGCTCGTTGACGCGGGTCATCATCGTCTCCGCGTACGGGGACATGGCGAACCTGCGCACGGCGATGAACCGGGGCGCCTTCGACTTCATCACCAAGCCCATCGACTTCCCGGACCTGGAGGCGACGCTCGTCAAGACGCTCAAGCATGTGCGCGAGCTGCGGCGCACGGTGCGCTACACCGAGGAGAACGGGCTCTTGCGGATGTTCGTCCCCGGAGGCGTGCTCGAGCGGCTGCCGCCCATGCTCCAGGGCACGGAGGCCATGGAGGGCGAGTGGGTGGAGGGGACCGTGGCCTTCATCGACGTGGACGGCTTCACGCCGGTGCTGCACCGGGAGCCCCCGCCGGAGTCGCTGCGCAGGCTCAACGCGAACTTCGAGGCCATCGTCCCGGAGGTGCTGGCGCGCGGTGGCACCGTGGACAAGTTCGTGGGGGACGCGGTGATGGCGGTGTTCCGGGGGCCCCGGCACGTGGACCTCGCGATGGAGGCCTGCCTGGCCGTGCGCCGGCAGCTCGAGGTGCTCGCGGTGCGGGGCGGGGAGGCGGGGCCCCATGCGCATGGGGTCTGCATCGGCATTGATTCGGGGGACCTGGTGGCGGGCAGCATCGGGGCGAAGGCATCCGGGCGGCTCGACTACACGGTGCTGGGGGACGTGGTGAACACGGCCGCGAGGCTGGCGTCCGTCGCCAGTCGCGGCCAGGTGCTGGTCAGCGGCCGGGCGCGTGAGCGCGCGAGCGATCCGTTCGTGTATGGCGCGCAGGGCGACCAGGTGCTGCCCGGCGCGACGAATCCGCTCGCCGTGTTCGAGCTGCTGCGCGGAGACGTTCCCCGTCCCCCCGTCGCCGAGGACTCCACGCCCATCCTCCGCTCCGAACGCCGCGACGAGCCCGGACTGGCCGCGGCGCCGTCGAACTAG